A stretch of DNA from Limanda limanda chromosome 16, fLimLim1.1, whole genome shotgun sequence:
ATTTCTGCTGCAAAGGCTTCtgggaaacaaagaggagagcATCGCCATGAGCAGTGACGTCattatataaacaatataatcCCAGCGGGTCTATAATAATAACGAGGAAGTATAAAATATGGAATTGAACGTACCAGGCACGCCGGAGACTACTGGAGAATGGTACACGCAGAACCCCAGCGCCTGCAGGGCGGCTTGGCTCAGCTCGGCGCTCGGACTGGTGACGTGGATCTGGAGTTTAACGTGGAGATTATCAGATGTTGAGCTTCAGAACCAAAACGGGAGATTTATAGAGATTCCTCTGGTTTTAACAGGACGCGTTAATGAGACTCACCAAGATGCTTTTACCCAGACGAGAAAAGTGCTTTTCAACTGCAGGGAGGAACTGACGAGCTTCTTCTCCGCTGAGGCGGCTgcagaggacaaagaggagTTATCTTCATGTTGCAGCCGAGGCCGTGTCCCGGGAATGTGTCCGACTCGTAGAGACTTACCTGGCGATGGTGAGGTATGCGTCCGTGTGCTCGGACTGTCCAGCAGCGCTGTCCTCCAGGGActccagcagagggaggaggctgGAGCTGCTCGGAGGCTCCGCCGTCGCCATCATTATTACTCAAGGcctttaaataaagatatgaAAAACATAAGATGcagaaagggaaagagagagtttcctcctgagctcctcgtGTCTGCACGTCAAAGACAGAAGAGACGTCTGTGTGAGGCTGAAGACGTGAAAGACAGAACAGGACAAAAACTGACAGGAGGGAAAAGAATGGGGCTGATTAACGTGCAACAATTAATTTTGAAACACTTTTACAATAACGAAATGTTAAattgataaaatataaaagttatCGACCTAATGTAGATGCTTGAAGACATACATTAAGGTTGAATGAACCACACATCTGCCACAAGAAACTTTAACTTGTCtgattgtgttattttaaatcTACCAAACTAATTTTATGAAATTCAGTGGAGGGGTGGGGTTCGACCCCGGTAAGAAaccattcacatacacacacacacacacactttctacaAATGTCGAGATAAGGAGTTGTTAATCACTCTCTGACCAACTCTTCTTATTAAATCAGGTTGTCACTGGGTTCTCTGTGCTCGACCATCGGGTGTCCCCGGACTTTCTCTCTCATCCCAGGGTCATTCCAGATGTTCGGGATGTGGATCTTTTCAATATTGTGCTAACTGGAGGATTCTTACATATCCTGCACGCTGTCttatattcaattttatttgttaaatctGTTCTCTAGTGTGTTTATGGTTCATGTAAACACACCTACCTGCATTGAGAGACGTTAACAGATGCTTGTTTCATACCTGAGTGATGTTTAAGTGTCCACTGTTTCCAGATCTGTAAAAACAAGCAGGTTACAGTTagttgtgtgcctgtgtgtgtgtgtttgtttgatgttaTCACaggccatcacacacacacgcacacaggaaGCATAAACAAAGTCACAACAAagtttccaacacacacacagacaacacaaacacacacagtgtcatgTTGGTGCAGCAGCTGATGTGGGTCAAAACGAGCTAACGGTACCTAGCATCATGTTAGTTAGCAGCGTTAGCTTGTAAAGTtttgcactcacacaaacaggtgGAACACTGATGCTAGTCAGGCTGTTAGCACAAGCTAACACATGCTAACCTCCACACAGCCCATCATTATGAGGACTAACACACCGGTTTGTGCACCGACCTTTCCGGGACAGGGCTCCGCGGGGATCCGGGGAGAAGCTCCAGAGACACCGACTCGCGGCCGCAGGTTCCCCCGGCTGTCGGCTCCTCTCTCCGGGTTCGGATcgtcagcttctcctcctcctcttcgtttCCTCCGCTTCTCGTTCTGTGGTCCCGCGAAACCCGCTGGCGCCAAACCACCACGCCGACGTACGAAATTACCTTTGACCCGCGGCACGTCACATCCCGGCCCGCCCACTTCGCCTTATAaggacaacagcagcagaacaaatcAATAACGGAATCAATAATCGATGGAACGTTTTGTATTCAAACTGGAAACTCCACTGACACCGTGTACTGGGAACTGGAAATGTTCAAGAGCAGCAAATACTTTCATGTACAATGTTCAGGTACTTGTACTTCACCTGAGTATTAACCTTATGGTCCTACTATAATtatatgtttacatttattGTGATGTATTGTGTTGTAGATAAAGTCAAAACAAGTCTGTGTACATAATGTTTTCCATGTGCAAAGTGTCATAATAAAACTTAACAATGTGCATTATGCATGTATGTCACTGTTTACATATGTAAGTGAGGTATAAATATACTATAAAGGTGTTAATTATGtcttatatacagtatgtaaagtattattaaaataatatatataaatataaacattaaaaagtgaCTTTCCATAAAGCTAGATATGAATATTATATAGGCTTCATAataacatggtgttttttaaatatgatataTAACTAAAATTGACTTCACAAATTAAAGTTGATTATATGTTTTTGAAAGTTTGTCGGAGGAATCCAgcagaaaaagaataaaagtgatttcagtgtgtgttcacacaTTGAGAGATTTAAGCTTTTGTTTGGTTATAATTGTAATTTTCACGGaagatttttaaatgatttaaattgtttttattcttgctTAGCAGCAAGTTCATAAATGtaaattcacaaaaacaaaaactttgcTTATATATTTTCACTAAGTATGAAATGATCACAAGTTGTATTACTTCTTTCAACTCAAAAGCTGCTTGTTTTCATCTTCCTTAACTATTTATAGctttaattaaatttgaatataCTTATTGATATACCTGTGCGACACATTCACCTTCTGTCTTACTCATAATGTTTTTACCTCTAGATGTAAATATGCCAACgaagttgttttaaaaatgtaaaactatatgatacaaataataataacaacagaatTCTAGTGTTACACATAACATACAGTGCAACACAATAGATCATTCAGCTTTACTTTACATCATGGAATTCTGGGAAAGATTCATGGGAATAACCAGAAATGTTTCTATAAATGAAACCCCAGGACAGTGAATATAGAGTCAGTACAATTTAATAACCCATAAACGTCATAAAGTCTCATTTATTACAGCACACGATGTGACCAATAACATTATAAATACAGCAACATGACATCAGTGTATTAAAGCATCAGTGAAAGCTCTGGGTGAAGTTGTGTTGGAACAGAGACGCGTTAAAGGCTGAGTATTGAAGCTGGAATCCTCCGGCTGTGACTGAAGCATCAGACAGGAACTTCAGCGTCATCACGTTTcctgtgaaacagaaaaatatcaaattgGTGAGTCGGATGTCGACAGAAATCTTTTACCTGTCTTCAAATGGAaatatttgaagttgatttCTCACCTGTGCTGATGATATCATCAGGTAAATATTCACCACAGAacctgagaggaaacagaggaaacaaaaacagaaattcaATTGTTTTTATAGTTTCTCAAACGTGAGGATTTTCTTTATCTTACATTATCACATCTGAATATCTTGATGGTTTTTTAATTGTTGCTTGGACAACACCAGAATCCCGAAGACGTCACTTTAGGTTTTCGTAACGTTTGATggtcatttttacatttattacttgataatttgagaaaaaagttgttgctttcagacacacactccagagaatgtccacaAATCTTTTTCCAGACTTGTTATTTCACGTATGGGGAAAGAAACAGGAGATTTTCTGGGTCGGACGAGTTCTTCCTAAACCTTAAATCAGACGGACATTTACCCGACGAAGCATCAGGATCAGTGTTTTTAATCATCTCACCTCCCGACAAAGCCTGAGACGTCGTCGTAGCTGTCGAACGCCTCCAGGTAATCGGCCATGCACGCCACGTCGTCCTCCACGTCGAACTCCAGGAAGCGGAGGTGTATCCTCTGGCCCAGGCGGACCCGGATGTGCCAGTAGCAGATCTGCTCGTCCTGGTACTCCTCGGGGAAACCGGGGGAATGAATGACCTTCTCCTGCTCTGTCAGCACTCCGCCACACTCCTTCGCTGTGACACACGACAGGTTCATCTCTCGAATACGTGTTTTAATGCTCAGGTTGAACTTAAATTCACACAGAcccaggtttttatttggatctgaaccaaatttcacacaagATCCATGAACTATTCAGGTCAAAGAAAGATTCGATGAAAACAAACCTGTCAGCATCTTGACTTTCTAGTGTTTACTTGCAGACATTGAACAAAAAAACCTTTATACTCCTTTTTTATATACACACAGTGCCCTATAATTACAACCACACTTGTCATATCACTGCAGTAACAGGACTCCTGTCAACTGAGGACGTGGATAAACTCATTCTCGGGCGAAACGATTCCCCACGAAGCTGTTCGGGAGTCAGCTGGTGGGATTGGGCAGTAGTTGGTTTGGGGGTCTGTCTCTTGCGTGTGAGCGCTGAATGAATTCAGAGCAACAGAAGGAggaaatcaaacacacatgtgGAGGCCGGTGACAATGGCATCAAAAGCTTCTCCAGCAGTTGTCCTGGAGGGATGTGAGCTTTTCTCTACTGTAGATCGTTAAAACAGTgagtttcatgttttatttagacGGAGAAATGGCTCCAGAGCTGATGAATGGATGCACATGACTCATGTACCCAGCAGAGGATAACAAGTGATAAAATAATGTAGTTATATGaaacagctgctcctcctctaaACCCCATAAATGATCTAAATTAAATCTGATTTAATGTCAATTtcctgaacatttaaaaatgtctcatTAGTAGTTTGACAAGGAGCAGTTTATTTTTCAATTGTATAATGTAATTTTGATCCGAATTCTCTAATTGAAAGTTCCAAGTTGCTGTAATCATCATTTTATATTAGTGGAGAACCAACAGATTTATCAACCGACTAACTCTGAAGCTCCTCTCAGCTTTTTGGagcttttgttttaaacatacTTATACCacaactttttatttccttgGTTCACTCTCACGGCTTTCACCACTTTGGGTTTTCTGTGAAAATCTAGAAAAACTTTCAGAGCATTTAGCATTTAATATGAGGTTTGAGTAAAAAATTGAGAAATGCAATATTACAATTgtagatgtgtttttaaaaactgagaTAGTCCCTTTGTTtgtagttgttttgtgtgtatgtttgtctttgtacatgtcggccatgTGAAAGACACATTGATGTCCCAGCCCACAGTTCAGAGCTGTGGTTTTGGAACTGTCTCTCAGGTCAGATTGTGTCGTAGtgtctcctccagcttcttATCCCAactctgacttcctgctcctgGTTTATTCCTGGTCTTAGCCTGATAAGTCACAGGGTGGAACTCAGACTCTCATGTGGTCCCTCCTGTTTCACTTGAAACAAGGTGATGACAAAACCCCGAGTGAGTCTGTGGAGTCTCAGACCTGATGACTAATCTTAACCTGAGGgtctccaccccccctcccctctgacTCTCAACCACAGCCACACAGTCACCACGAGTACTGGGAAGTTTTACGGGAGGGAAAGTATCGGTAACACAAATACTCACAGTTTGGGTTGTAGCAGTACACGTCCCACTTCTCGCTCTTGTTCAGCCTGTAGCCGTAGTCGATGATTCCCACTTTCCCAAAACCACAGTTGGCCCCGGGTTTGACGATGGGATATCCAACACGTCCTTTATCAAACCATCCAGCTGCACACACATGGAAACCTGAACAGAGCAAAACATCTGTTGAATGTTTAATGCAGCGACGCACGGTCGATTAACGGTGATTTGTCCGGTCGGCTTATAAACTAAAACGTCTCTGAACATTAACTTGAGAAAATCCAGATGTGAGAGTATAGAAGATGAGCTGTGATTAGTAGAAGTAgtgaaggttgttttttttctcaaacttaATATTAAGATAAGAAAGTGAAGCATGATGTCTCTCTTCATTCCAGAGGTTTGAGAGCAGAACATGATTttgatttcacatttagattAGCTTCACTCGaaaccctgcgctcacactcaaaTAACTCCAACTTGTGCTAAAACTGTGTAGTGACACTAAAATGGATCCGCCCTTGTTGTGGGTGCGCTAGTGTTACGTCTTTAAGAGGCAGATACGGGAGTGCATGAACCTGGTTGGGACAATTTCAATTGCAAGTGCACAGGTTGCGTtcaagcagagcaaatctaaGCAGAAGCAGGAGCTAGTCGAGTGCAAGCGGAGGGTTTTCAGTGAAAGCATCACAAAACCTGATGAAGAAATCAGTAAGTCctgttctcaaactgaaagaccaccaTCAACTCCCAACGTCTCCTTAGAATAAACCTGGATAAACCCTCTGGTGACGGCTACAGgatgtgtttagtttgttcttGTTGCTTCAGGGTTAAGTTACAATCGGCCGGTGGAGTCCTGATGAAAGACGGACCTCCCTGGTGGAGAAGCTCTTTAGATCCTAATGTCAGGATTCAAGTGTCTGAGCCATGGGAACAGTCATAGAACCACGAAGGTGTTAACAGGTTTCACAGTTGTCCCCTGACCTTTAATCTTTGCACATCAGAACCTCTGCACGTTAAAAGCATTCCAGTGAGTTGAGACGTGCATCACGACCGAAACATCAGAGATCCGTCCGCAGATGTTACGTTTCATTTGCTTCACGGGAGGAAAGCAGGATAAACactgccagtgtgtgtctgctgtgcattgtggatgtgtttgtgcgttGCAGGTTGCCACAGACCTATTTGGCGGGCGGCCTCCAGCTGTGCGTGAGTGGCCAAATCCCCCCCCTCGTACTTGCAGACGGCCTTGGCCTCTTTATACGTCAGCTGGTATCTCCCTTTGCGAGACTCCCGGTGGTAAACTCCAGCTGCTTGTTCTGTcgcagagagaaaacaaagagaggagaaacaaagcTGCTGAAGAACAAGTCCCAGTTACATCAGGCACGTTTCCAGAATTTTTGAAAATCCCCCCCACTCGACTTATGCGGCTGCAGTGGAGCCGGTGAAGAAGCAGATTAACCGTGTGACATTCTCTTCATTTTGTTGGAAGTTCAACAAAAGTGTGGTCACTTGCCTAATGGCCTGGTTAGCGGGAGGGCGTCTGCTGATCCTGTTTTGGTCTTAACACATGCATGACTGCAGGAATTAGCTCCGAGCTGATGTTATGATTTGCTTGTGTCTCGAGGTAAATGACCTTTATTTTAGCCGATTCTAACCCCGGTGGCTTCAGTCTCATTTGATTTAGGTCTGACTTTTGAAGCTGCTTCACAAATGAGGCCTTCTGACCTCTGAGGGATTCTGTGAGTGAAACTTCTCGTCCTGTACCTGCGAACACCTCCTGTCCGACTTATGTAAACGCTCTGCACCTGATCCGGGTATGAGGTGAACTCATTAGTGATATGAAACACGTTCTCCTTCTACAGTAGCAGGCGTTAGCTTCACctcataaaaacataaagaacaGGCTCCAGAACGTGAGAGGGAGCAGTTAAACTTGAGCAGAAATGAAACGAGACTCTGTGGTGAAAACCTCGTTTCAACAGAAGCAGAACCTGAATGAAGTCATATTCCTCCACTGGCCTCTTTCGGACCCTGAGCCAGGTCATAAACAAGGAGTGTGGACaaggagaagcagctggacTTTCCCTGGTCTCTCTGTGGAGACACGGTGGGAAGTGTTCACAGTCGCAGCTGGAAACTCAAAGCAAAGACCTGATGGCTCAAAACTTTTTAATTCAATTAGCTACTCGTTATTCTGATTTCTATGATTTACAAAGTCCTGCTCATTAAACATACAAGGTAAATACAACTGTTTATGAAGCCTGAATATAAgtggactgtatttatttagtttttttgactAAGTTTGACACAGATATAGCTGAACAacaaaatagatagatagatagatagatagatagatagatagatagatagatagatagatagatagatagatagatagatagatagatagatagatagatagatagatagatagatagatagatagatagatagatagatagatagatagatagatagatagatagatagatagatagatagatagatagatagatagatagatagatagatgatagatatatagatagatatatagatagatagatagatagatagatagatagatagatagatatatagatagatagatagatagatagatagatagatagatagatagatagatagatagatagatagatagatagatagatagatagatagatagatagatagatagatagatagatagatagatagatagatagatagatagatagatagatagatagatagatagatagatagatagatagatagatagatagatagatagatagatagatagatagatagatagatagatagatagatagatagatagatagatagatatggtACGATAAGGTTGGATAAGATTGATGCAATATGATCTGAAATATAGAATACTATAGATAAGACAGATCTGATATAATAGatactatacaatagatatgaTATGATACAATCCAATAAATACttgaaatacaatacaatatacaCAATGGAATTAGATACAATACGACACTTTAACATTAACTACGACACAATAGATatgatagaaaaacacaacacactatacacaatgcaaaaatataaaaatacactcCAAAATGCTAAGGCATAAAACTTTTCAGAATAAACATAATATAATCATATCAAATCTGCTGTTTACAATATGCTTACAGGATATAACAGTTATTTTGGAGCCTAAATTTGAGTTGTTACTCGACCTCTTTCAGCTCAGTGGAGAGAAACGGATGAAGTCGTGCCAGCGACATGTTTCTACAGCAGCAAGAAGAAGGGAAAGATCTTTACCGAGCCATATGGAGTTATGAAATATTCCGTTCCTGAAGCCCCACGCCTGCGTCTCCTTCAGCAGGAGGCCGAGTGTCCAGAGCAGAGCGAGGAGGTGCATCCTGATCCTGCTGCCTTTCTCTCCAGATGTTTCCAacagctccctctctccctctccctctctctctccctccctctctcctctggctTTATAAAGGAAACAGTGGGAGCTGCTGCCTCCCAGGAGAAGTGGGCAGTTCCCACTGAGACCAGTCAccgactgctgctgctcacttaTCTCATTACTCACATTGTTCTACTTTCTGTTGGCTGGAGATTTTATACTTGGAAGTTACAGTTTATTCTTACTATGTATTCAAGGtattagaatataaatatacttGACTTTAACAGATTGAAACATCTTATATACTTGATGCCGTGATGATTAATAAGGATTAATACTATATTTCCAGTTTGTttactcatcacacacacaaattatgtTAACCCACTGATAATACCTTTACCTAGAACTTTCAAAAATTACAAAACGATAGAAGCAATAAAAGTACAAGAGAatcttcatcaacatcatcacatcaatttgtttattattaatctgAATCTGCCAAAACAACTAAAGTTGTCAGATACATGAGGAATTAACTGGAGGGGAGTAAGAGTTTAAAAACTCTTTAGTGGGACTAATAGGTATATCTCAGAACAGTCAAGCTTCTTCACCTTTTCATGTTatgttataatgaaaaaaatctcTATCTAgactttattttacattcaacTCTGTAGTCTGACAATTCTggcacatttatttaaaaggatGTCATCTGTCATCACAATTTAAGTGAAGCTCATGTTCTTCCTATTTCATCTTTggtctgagtctctgtggtgaATATTCCACTGATTGGTGATGATCTGGATAAAACACACTGAGTCCAGGTTCAGATCTGGGAACAGGGAGAGAGAACCAAACTTTATGTAGAACTTTTCAAAAGTTACAAAAAGATAGAAGCAATTAGAGTAGAAGATGATCTTAATCAACATCATCACATCaatttgtttattattcatCTGAATCTGCCAAATTTCTAAAGTTGTCAGTTACATGAGGAATTAACTGGTGGGGAGTAAGAGTTTAAAAACTCTTAAATGGGAATAGTGAATATATTCAAAAACGTTTTCAAGCCTCTTCACCTTTTCATGGTATGTTATAATGGAAACAATCTATATCTACACTTTATTCTACATTTAAATCTGTATTCTGACAATTCTGGCACTTTTATTTAaaggatttctttattttttattataaataaatcttGAAATATCACACTTTCATCACAATTTAATAGAAGCTCATGTTTCTCTTATTTCATCTTTGAGATCTTTCTTCACCTCGGTCTGAGTCACATCTGGGAacatccgccccccccccagcggcAGCAGATATCTGTGGgattcatcatcaccatcacaaagCATCGCATGTCGTCATGGTGATAAGATATGTGGAGTCCCTTCAGTATAGTTGCTCAACAGCTCAGACCAcagtgggggtgggtgggtgggggggctgaggctTTACCAGATGTTACGTGTCTCCCACAGCGTCATTAACAGGGAACACCACCAAACCATGTGTTTACACAGAAATCCTGTGTGCCAGGTTCAACCCCCTGAGATGATGAATGTGCTGATTCGGACATTTTGTTCTCATCAAAACAACAATCGGGAATTTACCAATGTACAAATGTACAGTTACAAAATCTGCTCTTATAAAGTGTTTAGAtagagagagcgaaagagagagagagagagagagagagagagatagagagagagagagagagagagagagagagagagagagagagagagagagagagagagagagagagagagagagagagagagagagagagagagactattaGAACATGTATACCTCAAAACATAAGACAAATAAATTTTACAAAACCATATTTAAGAATCGTAAACGCTTTGATTCGTCTGTTTGGAGAACAACTCGTCTTTTTCGCAGAATCACAGGTTAATGAGaaagggcaaacacacacacacacacacacacacacacacacacaccaatggcTGCTGGGTAAAATTGTCCTGAATTGGTTCCAGATTCTGGAGGAAATGATCTGTACCTTCTTCCCACTGcgccctctctccctctctaaccCAAGCATGGAAAGTCCGTCTCAGACGCAGTAATTGTGACAAACTGTAAATTACAACTGCATCTTAGGGATTCGTCATCATTTCCATGCGCCGCTCCACCGCAGGAGGGCAAAGTGTCAACGCACAGGGTGGACTGTCTCGTGATTAATCAACAGCTCGGTTATTCATTCTGCTGACGTCATGTCTGTGAAACATGACAGAGCTGATATGAAAACTCTCATTTCTTCATCTCAATTTAGCAACATCAGTGTGTGACATGTTCCTGTGAATGTAACTGGATTTATGCTTCTGCGTTGGTGGACGcaatttgtatttaaacacatttaattgattaaatgtgtccttgTGAATCAGTTAAGTTGGGAAACTGAATTAATCATGTTTACAACCTCTTCTACGCTGTGAGAGTTAAAGGTTGAAGAGGAAACAGCTTCACTAGATCACAAAACAGGTTGTAACACTCTTCATCTTGTTCGTCCTCGTCTTCAAATCAGAACCACACATTTGCCCTGAAACTGCTCAGcaaccacacacagaaaccTTGAGTTAGAGAAACGTTTTACTggaactgttttgttttcattcagctGAAAAGCcgcggcctcctgctgctggaaacacatttaataaaagCAAAGTCGGAGAGAATCAAAACATTCCAGTTTCCGAGCTGCTAAACCGGAACTGTATGATAATTTACCATCATAGTCATTCCATCCATTAGTCATATGGAAATAATCTTTATACCTCAGCTCCTAAGGTTAAAATCAATATTCTACATTTATAATGGATCCAATGAAGCTAGTGGAGCATTTAGCATCTGAGGCTCcttcaggaggaggtggagaccaaaaacagagcaaaaacgAGGAGGAATACTGGACACAACTGCAGATTAGTGATCATTTTAATGAATATATCCCATAATAGTTCataacatagactgtatataacgATGGATGACATGAAAGGGCCCcaagagtgaagccaaatcatcttgatcaccccctggtggctggctgcagtacaggctATAAACTCAATCGCCTGTTTATTGTTAGAATTTAAAGTAACGGTTTAATAAATGTCCTCAAAGTtggtttcagtcattttagaaagttcttatcacactgatgtttgttccaAGTGTATATTTTTAGGATAAACATGGTATTAAACTGAGACGCCTGAACGAAGACTCGTCATTACATCAAAACGCAAGATGGTGGCACctgaatattttggcttcatttttgtacaatgggaagaagaggagacgcgtcgtccatcttgataTACTGTCGATGGTTCACAGGCACTTTGGAAAATCAACATAACGATGAAAACTTGTCAGCGTGTTTCCACAAACACATCACTTCAGCTTTAAAGTTCCCCTCAGTTATTCTCTTACCTTCCGGTATAAAACCTACATGAGTATAAAGGTGTTTGTTTGACTTTGGTTGTGACAGAGTCAGGAATCTAAAGCAGACGCAGGAAGTTCTGGAGAACATGTGGAGCCTCCGAAGcctgcggaggaagaagagccgctgcctggCCTTCtccctgatggagtctgtgtgatgggtCCAGGTCAGGTCCACTGATGTGGACCCCGAGGAACTTGAAGGTGCTGACTCGCTCCACCGGGGTCCCGTTGATGGAAAGGGAGGCGTGTTCCACTCCTTGTCTCTTCCTGTAGTCCACGATCAGCTCCTTAGTTTTGTTGACGTTGAGAAGGAGGTTGCTGTCAAGATGTCAggactctgacctcctctctgtaggccttctcatTGTCGCCAGTGATCAGGCCTATGACAGTGGTGTCATCAGCAAACTTGATGATGGTATTGGAGCTGAGGGTGGCCACGCAGTCATGTGTgaacagggaggacaggagaggactgagcacaCAGGCCTGGGGGGCACCGGTGTTGAGAgtcagggtggaggaggtggagctgccGATCCGCACCGCCTCTGGTCTGCCCGTCAGGAAGTTCAGGATCCACTCACGCAGGGCGATGTTAAGCCCAAGGTCTCTGAGCTTGGTGACGAGCTTCAGGGGCACAatggtgttgaatgctgaactgtagtcgacgaacagcattctcacatatgtgtccctctggtccaggtgggagagggcagtgtggagggtgagggagatggcATCTGCAGTCGACCTATTTGACCTGTAGGCAAACTGAAGAGGGTCCagagagtcagggaggaggtgatgaagggagggatgaggtaatgaagggagggatgaggtaatgaagggagggaggaggggatgaagggagggaggaggtgaggaagggagggaggaggtgatgaagggagggaggaggtgatgaagggagggaggaggtgatgaagggagggaggaggtgatgaagggttGGACCTGCCGCTCAAAGCACTTCATTATGATGGAAGTGAGTGCTACTGGGCGGTAGTCATTCAGGCAGAGGATTTTAGTTTTCTTGCGGACAGGGACAATGATGGTCTTCTTGAAACATGCGGTGACTAGAGACTGGAGCAGAGACAAGTTGAAGatgtctgtgaacacatctgccagCTGATCTGCACACACCTGGAGGCCATcaggtccaggtgccttgcGTGTGTTGATCCGGTTGAGAGATCTCCACACGTCTGCCCTGGATATGACGGGGGGGGCAGCGGTCCTCCTGGGCCTCTTGGATCTCCACAG
This window harbors:
- the tnfaip6 gene encoding tumor necrosis factor-inducible gene 6 protein: MHLLALLWTLGLLLKETQAWGFRNGIFHNSIWLEQAAGVYHRESRKGRYQLTYKEAKAVCKYEGGDLATHAQLEAARQIGFHVCAAGWFDKGRVGYPIVKPGANCGFGKVGIIDYGYRLNKSEKWDVYCYNPNSKECGGVLTEQEKVIHSPGFPEEYQDEQICYWHIRVRLGQRIHLRFLEFDVEDDVACMADYLEAFDSYDDVSGFVGRFCGEYLPDDIISTGNVMTLKFLSDASVTAGGFQLQYSAFNASLFQHNFTQSFH